From the genome of Ptychodera flava strain L36383 chromosome 20, AS_Pfla_20210202, whole genome shotgun sequence, one region includes:
- the LOC139120025 gene encoding alpha-adducin-like, which yields MASSKILKSDFAKIFESNASIAGPHQYKFPICDDDLDNINASQEEKELRCKLAAVYRLIDLHGWSNNVFNHVTVKVSKDHTQFLINPFGLMFYEVAASNLLKVDLEGNILEQGSSDYGCFIPGWLLQSAIHVARPDLQCLIHVHTPAGSAVSCMKCGLLECSQDVLIAGEVAYHPFNGIVMDEEERKSIAESMGPTAKTLILQNHGLLVGGVNIEDAYCRLTNVMSACEVQVRLMASGNLDNVIMPKEDTFEKVQDVISRDNTGDGGQMTKSDKPMSVKEIQFEGEMRMLDIMGLKTGYKYKKMPTAFLEMIPEKDVRKE from the exons GCCGGCCCTCACCAATACAAGTTTCCAATCTGCGATGATGACTTGGATAATATTAATGCCAGTCAGGAGGAGAAAGAATTGAGGTGCAAATTAGCTGCAGTCTACAGATTGATCGATTTGCATGGATGGTCAAACAACGTATTCAATCATGTAACA GTGAAAGTGTCCAAAGACCATACCCAGTTCTTAATCAATCCATTTGGACTGATGTTCTACGAAGTCGCAGCTTCCAATCTTCTCAAGGTTGATCTGGAGGGCAACATCCTTGAACAGGGTAGCTCTGATTATGGTTGCTTCATCCCAGGTTGGTTGCTGCAGTCTGCAATCCACGTTGCTAGACCAGACTTACAGTGCCTCATCCATGTGCACACACCGGCTGGCTCTGCA GTATCATGTATGAAATGTGGACTCCTCGAATGTTCTCAGGATGTACTGATTGCTGGGGAAGTAGCCTATCATCCATTCAATGGTATTGTAATGGATGAAGAAGAAAGAAAGTCGATCGCCGAGAGTATGGGACCCACTGCTAAG AccttgattttgcaaaaccatGGCTTGTTGGTTGGCGGAGTGAATATTGAGGATGCATATTGCAGACTGACTAATGTTATGTCTGCTTGTGAAGTTCAG GTTCGCTTAATGGCTTCTGGCAATTTAGATAATGTCATTATGCCTAAAGAGGACACgtttgaaaaggtacaagatGTTATTTCTCGTGATAACACTGGCGATGGAGGACAAATGACCAAAAGTGACAAACCAATGTCAGTGAAAGAGATACAATTTGAAGGTGAAATGAGAATGTTAGATATTATG GGTTTGAAGACTGGATACAAATACAAGAAGATGCCAACGGCATTTCTTGAGATGATCCCAGAGAAAGATGTCAGAAAAGAGTAG